The following are encoded together in the Bos mutus isolate GX-2022 chromosome 3, NWIPB_WYAK_1.1, whole genome shotgun sequence genome:
- the LOC102275123 gene encoding small ribosomal subunit protein eS27-like codes for MPLARDLLHPSLDEEKKKHKKKRLVQSPNSYFMDVKCPGCYKITTVFSHAQTVVLCVGCSTVLCQPTGGKVRLTEGCSFRRKQH; via the coding sequence ATGCCTTTAGCTAGAGATTTACTGCATCCTTCCTTGGacgaggaaaagaaaaaacataaaaagaaacggCTGGTTCAAAGTCCAAATTCTTACTTCATGGATGTAAAATGTCCAGGTTGCTACAAGATTACCACGGTCTTCAGCCATGCTCAGACAGTAGTGCTTTGCGTAGGCTGTTCAACAGTGCTGTGCCAGCCAACAGGAGGAAAAGTCAGACTCACAGAAGGCTGTTCATTTAGAAGGAAGCAACACTAA